The following proteins are co-located in the Camelina sativa cultivar DH55 chromosome 12, Cs, whole genome shotgun sequence genome:
- the LOC104732730 gene encoding uncharacterized protein LOC104732730 isoform X3 has protein sequence MGSVSLKIGDGTARFSRSTLFSSAINLLMLFSVVTTNLFALYAFSSHSQSNTTQHPLHSNNVSLVSQHLSLILREIDSSHRTLSQMETKMVGYESLDLSHPEVPQELKLFLQQHQLPLGKDSRTGITQMVASVGHSCETSLDLLSQYMSYNVFDKCPDDWSLAQKLILRACEPLPRRRCLAKTVHKPGLATFPDSLWRPVSNESVNWSGLGCKSFDCLRGHGKIRIGFDISSGSGTFAAKMAEKDVNIISNTLNINAPYSEFIAARGVFPLFMSLEQRLPFYDNVFDLIRASSGLDLAGGSNKPEKLEFLMFDLDRILKPGGLFWLDNFYCGNDEKKRVLTRLIERFGYKKLKWVVGEKTDAAEVYLSAVLQKPARV, from the exons ATGGGATCCGTATCGCTAAAGATTGGCGATGGAACCGCAAGATTCAGTCGATCAACGCTCTTCTCTTCCGCCATCAACCTCCTCATGCTCTTCTCTGTAGTCACTACAAACCTCTTCGCACTATACGCCTTCTCGTCTCATTCCCAATCCAACACCACGCAACATCCTCTTCATTCCAACAACGTCTCTTTGGTTTCTCAGCATCTCTCACTCATCCTCCGAGAAATCGATTCCTCCCACCGCACACTCTCTCAGATGGAGACAAAGATGGTCGGTTACGAATCTCTCGATCTCTCGCATCCTGAAGTCCCCCAAGAGCTTAAACTGTTCCTCCAACAACATCAGCTTCCTCTCGGCAAAGACTCTCGTACTGGTATCACACAGATGGTTGCATCTGTTGGACATTCCTGCGAAACGTCTCTAGATTTGTTATCTCAGTATATGTCGTACAATGTCTTCGACAAGTGTCCTGATGATTGGAGCCTTGCACAGAAGTTGATTCTCCGTGCTTGTGAACCGTTGCCACGACGTCGATGTTTGGCTAAAACTGTACATAAGCCAGGTCTCGCTACGTTTCCTGATTCGTTGTGGAGACCTGTTAGTAACGAGAGTGTTAACTGGAGCGGTCTTGGCTGCAAAAGTTTCGATTGTTTGAGAG GCCATGGGAAGATCCGGATCGGGTTCGATATTAGCAGCGGCTCAGGTACGTTCGCTGCTAAAATGGCTGAAAAGGATGTGAATATAATCAGTAATACATTGAATATAAATGCTCCTTACAGCGAGTTCATAGCTGCGAGAGGTGTTTTTCCGTTGTTCATGAGTTTGGAGCAGAGGTTACCGTTCTATGACAATGTTTTCGATCTCATTCGTGCTTCTAGTGGATTGGATTTAGCGGGTGGTAGTAATAAACCTGAGAAACTGGAGTTCTTGATGTTTGATCTTGATCGGATCTTGAAACCAGGTGGGTTGTTCTGGTTGGATAATTTCTATTGCGGgaatgatgagaagaagagagttctTACGCGTTTGATAGAGCGGTTTGGGTATAAGAAGCTGAAATGGGTTGTTGGAGAGAAAACTGATGCAGCAGAGGTTTATCTCTCGGCTGTTTTGCAGAAGCCTGCCAGAGTTTGA
- the LOC104732730 gene encoding uncharacterized protein LOC104732730 isoform X1, producing the protein MGSVSLKIGDGTARFSRSTLFSSAINLLMLFSVVTTNLFALYAFSSHSQSNTTQHPLHSNNVSLVSQHLSLILREIDSSHRTLSQMETKMVGYESLDLSHPEVPQELKLFLQQHQLPLGKDSRTGITQMVASVGHSCETSLDLLSQYMSYNVFDKCPDDWSLAQKLILRACEPLPRRRCLAKTVHKPGLATFPDSLWRPVSNESVNWSGLGCKSFDCLRGKKLNRDCVGCFDLANTSHEKDRFVKVKVKTDFLIDDVLSLGHGKIRIGFDISSGSGTFAAKMAEKDVNIISNTLNINAPYSEFIAARGVFPLFMSLEQRLPFYDNVFDLIRASSGLDLAGGSNKPEKLEFLMFDLDRILKPGGLFWLDNFYCGNDEKKRVLTRLIERFGYKKLKWVVGEKTDAAEVYLSAVLQKPARV; encoded by the coding sequence ATGGGATCCGTATCGCTAAAGATTGGCGATGGAACCGCAAGATTCAGTCGATCAACGCTCTTCTCTTCCGCCATCAACCTCCTCATGCTCTTCTCTGTAGTCACTACAAACCTCTTCGCACTATACGCCTTCTCGTCTCATTCCCAATCCAACACCACGCAACATCCTCTTCATTCCAACAACGTCTCTTTGGTTTCTCAGCATCTCTCACTCATCCTCCGAGAAATCGATTCCTCCCACCGCACACTCTCTCAGATGGAGACAAAGATGGTCGGTTACGAATCTCTCGATCTCTCGCATCCTGAAGTCCCCCAAGAGCTTAAACTGTTCCTCCAACAACATCAGCTTCCTCTCGGCAAAGACTCTCGTACTGGTATCACACAGATGGTTGCATCTGTTGGACATTCCTGCGAAACGTCTCTAGATTTGTTATCTCAGTATATGTCGTACAATGTCTTCGACAAGTGTCCTGATGATTGGAGCCTTGCACAGAAGTTGATTCTCCGTGCTTGTGAACCGTTGCCACGACGTCGATGTTTGGCTAAAACTGTACATAAGCCAGGTCTCGCTACGTTTCCTGATTCGTTGTGGAGACCTGTTAGTAACGAGAGTGTTAACTGGAGCGGTCTTGGCTGCAAAAGTTTCGATTGTTTGAGAGGTAAGAAACTGAACCGGGATTGTGTTGGTTGCTTTGACCTAGCTAATACTAGTCATGAGAAGGATAGGTTTGTTAAGGTTAAGGTGAAGACTGATTTCTTGATAGATGATGTTTTGAGTTTAGGCCATGGGAAGATCCGGATCGGGTTCGATATTAGCAGCGGCTCAGGTACGTTCGCTGCTAAAATGGCTGAAAAGGATGTGAATATAATCAGTAATACATTGAATATAAATGCTCCTTACAGCGAGTTCATAGCTGCGAGAGGTGTTTTTCCGTTGTTCATGAGTTTGGAGCAGAGGTTACCGTTCTATGACAATGTTTTCGATCTCATTCGTGCTTCTAGTGGATTGGATTTAGCGGGTGGTAGTAATAAACCTGAGAAACTGGAGTTCTTGATGTTTGATCTTGATCGGATCTTGAAACCAGGTGGGTTGTTCTGGTTGGATAATTTCTATTGCGGgaatgatgagaagaagagagttctTACGCGTTTGATAGAGCGGTTTGGGTATAAGAAGCTGAAATGGGTTGTTGGAGAGAAAACTGATGCAGCAGAGGTTTATCTCTCGGCTGTTTTGCAGAAGCCTGCCAGAGTTTGA
- the LOC104732731 gene encoding cytochrome c1 2, heme protein, mitochondrial, whose translation MVGGGVIQQLLRRKLQSQSVATPVLSWLSSKKANEDAGSAGVKAFALMGAGITGLLSFSTVASADEAEHGLECPNYPWPHEGILSSYDHASIRRGHQVYQQVCASCHSMSLISYRDLVGVAYTEEEAKAMAAEIEVVDGPNDEGEMFTRPGKLSDRLPQPYSNESAARFANGGAYPPDLSLVTKARHNGQNYVFALLTGYRDPPAGISIREGLHYNPYFPGGAIAMPKMLNDEAVEYEDGTPATEAQMGKDVVSFLSWAAEPEMEERKLMGFKWIFLLSLALLQAAYYRRLKWSVLKSRKLVLDVVN comes from the exons ATGGTTGGAGGTGGAGTTATCCAGCAGCTTCTTAGAAGGAAACTTCAATCTCAATCAGTC GCAACTCCGGTATTGTCATGGTTGTCTTCGAAGAAAGCTAATGAAGATGCTGGGTCTGCTGGTGTTAAAGCGTTTGCTCTCATGGGTGCTGGTATTACAGGGTTGTTGAGTTTTTCTACTGTGGCATCCGCTGATGAGGCCGAACATGGTTTGGAGTGTCCAAACTACCCTTGGCCACATGAAGGCATTCTCAGCTCATATGACCATGCTTC GATTCGTCGTGGTCACCAAGTTTATCAGCAAGTCTGTGCGTCTTGCCACTCGATGTCTCTGATCTCGTACCGAGACTTGGTTGGTGTTGCCTACACAGAGGAAGAGGCAAAGGCAATGGCAGCTGAAATCGAGGTTGTTGATGGACCAAATGATGAGGGTGAGATGTTCACCCGTCCTGGTAAACTCAGTGACCGGCTTCCTCAACCATACTCAAATGAATCAGCTGCAAGGTTCGCCAATGGAGGAGCGTATCCACCTGATCTAAGTCTTGTAACTAAG GCACGTCACAATGGCCAAAATTATGTCTTTGCTCTGTTGACTGGTTACCGTGACCCTCCTGCTGGAATTTCG ATTAGAGAGGGGTTACACTACAATCCCTATTTCCCTGGTGGAGCAATCGCTATGCCAAAGATGCTTAATGATGAAGCTGTGGAATATGAAGATGGAACTCCTGCAACAGAAGCACAG ATGGGTAAAGATGTTGTATCATTCTTGTCCTGGGCAGCTGAACCAGAAATGGAAGAGAGGAAATTG ATGGGTTTCAAATGGATATTTTTACTGTCTTTGGCTCTGCTTCAAGCTGCATATTACAGGAGACTGAAATGGTCAGTACTCAAATCCCGTAAGCTTGTTCTCGACGTCGTGAACTAA
- the LOC104732730 gene encoding uncharacterized protein LOC104732730 isoform X2, protein MGSVSLKIGDGTARFSRSTLFSSAINLLMLFSVVTTNLFALYAFSSHSQSNTTQHPLHSNNVSLVSQHLSLILREIDSSHRTLSQMETKMVGYESLDLSHPEVPQELKLFLQQHQLPLGKDSRTGITQMVASVGHSCETSLDLLSQYMSYNVFDKCPDDWSLAQKLILRACEPLPRRRCLAKTVHKPGLATFPDSLWRPVSNESVNWSGLGCKSFDCLRDDVLSLGHGKIRIGFDISSGSGTFAAKMAEKDVNIISNTLNINAPYSEFIAARGVFPLFMSLEQRLPFYDNVFDLIRASSGLDLAGGSNKPEKLEFLMFDLDRILKPGGLFWLDNFYCGNDEKKRVLTRLIERFGYKKLKWVVGEKTDAAEVYLSAVLQKPARV, encoded by the exons ATGGGATCCGTATCGCTAAAGATTGGCGATGGAACCGCAAGATTCAGTCGATCAACGCTCTTCTCTTCCGCCATCAACCTCCTCATGCTCTTCTCTGTAGTCACTACAAACCTCTTCGCACTATACGCCTTCTCGTCTCATTCCCAATCCAACACCACGCAACATCCTCTTCATTCCAACAACGTCTCTTTGGTTTCTCAGCATCTCTCACTCATCCTCCGAGAAATCGATTCCTCCCACCGCACACTCTCTCAGATGGAGACAAAGATGGTCGGTTACGAATCTCTCGATCTCTCGCATCCTGAAGTCCCCCAAGAGCTTAAACTGTTCCTCCAACAACATCAGCTTCCTCTCGGCAAAGACTCTCGTACTGGTATCACACAGATGGTTGCATCTGTTGGACATTCCTGCGAAACGTCTCTAGATTTGTTATCTCAGTATATGTCGTACAATGTCTTCGACAAGTGTCCTGATGATTGGAGCCTTGCACAGAAGTTGATTCTCCGTGCTTGTGAACCGTTGCCACGACGTCGATGTTTGGCTAAAACTGTACATAAGCCAGGTCTCGCTACGTTTCCTGATTCGTTGTGGAGACCTGTTAGTAACGAGAGTGTTAACTGGAGCGGTCTTGGCTGCAAAAGTTTCGATTGTTTGAGAG ATGATGTTTTGAGTTTAGGCCATGGGAAGATCCGGATCGGGTTCGATATTAGCAGCGGCTCAGGTACGTTCGCTGCTAAAATGGCTGAAAAGGATGTGAATATAATCAGTAATACATTGAATATAAATGCTCCTTACAGCGAGTTCATAGCTGCGAGAGGTGTTTTTCCGTTGTTCATGAGTTTGGAGCAGAGGTTACCGTTCTATGACAATGTTTTCGATCTCATTCGTGCTTCTAGTGGATTGGATTTAGCGGGTGGTAGTAATAAACCTGAGAAACTGGAGTTCTTGATGTTTGATCTTGATCGGATCTTGAAACCAGGTGGGTTGTTCTGGTTGGATAATTTCTATTGCGGgaatgatgagaagaagagagttctTACGCGTTTGATAGAGCGGTTTGGGTATAAGAAGCTGAAATGGGTTGTTGGAGAGAAAACTGATGCAGCAGAGGTTTATCTCTCGGCTGTTTTGCAGAAGCCTGCCAGAGTTTGA